From Tripterygium wilfordii isolate XIE 37 chromosome 16, ASM1340144v1, whole genome shotgun sequence, one genomic window encodes:
- the LOC119980704 gene encoding uncharacterized protein LOC119980704, with protein sequence MAQNQSTEKSTVLPGGDENTTSGLTPIGHVAQDGVTKLTTQGSTALPTNLTGMVGPSGVGVTTPMAPTVGTVDPMTGRVNSVVLGEKPEKFNGTDFKRWEQKMQLYLSTCGLSKYLTEVCPAISADESNPSIAVVVQAWMYGDYLCKNHSLNGLVNSLYGVYCKISTTKKLWEALHKKYKTEDAGIKKFVVSRFYDFKMVDSKFVVAQVEEFQLLMHEIEAEGMNLSEAFLVGTVIEKLPPGWSDYKNRLMHKTKKMNMEDLSLHLRL encoded by the coding sequence ATGGCTCAAAATCAAAGCACTGAGAAATCTACCGTCCTTCCAGGAGGTGATGAAAATACCACTAGTGGTTTGACCCCAATTGGTCATGTTGCCCAAGATGGCGTGACTAAGTTGACTACTCAAGGTAGCACTGCTCTTCCTACCAACTTGACTGGTATGGTTGGCCCTAGTGGCGTTGGTGTGACCACTCCGATGGCACCCACTGTGGGAACAGTTGATCCCATGACTGGTCGTGTGAATTCTGTGGTTTTGGGAGAAAAACCAGAGAAATTCAATGGTACTGATTTCAAGAGGTGGGAACAAAAGATGCAGTTATACTTGTCCACTTGTGGGCTTTCAAAATACCTCACAGAAGTGTGTCCTGCCATAAGTGCGGATGAGTCGAATCCTTCTATTGCTGTTGTTGTGCAAGCATGGATGTATGGAgactatctatgcaaaaaccatTCCCTTAATGGATTGGTGAACTCACTCTACGGTGTGTATTGTAAGATATCCACCACTAAGAAATTGTGGGAAGCTCTTCACAAGAAGTACAAGACCGAGGATGCCGGCATAAAGAAATTTGTGGTGAGCCGGTTTTATGACTTCAAAATGGTAGACTCAAAGTTTGTTGTTGCACAAGTGGAAGAGTTTCAACTTCTCATGCATGAAATTGAAGCAGAAGGAATGAACTTGAGTGAGGCTTTCCTAGTAGGAACAGTCATAGAGAAATTACCTCCTGGGTGGAGTGACTACAAAAATCGCTTGATGCACAAAACGAAGAAGATGAATATGGAGGATCTAAGCCTTCATCTGAGGCTTTAA
- the LOC119981327 gene encoding uncharacterized protein LOC119981327, whose translation MSRSSGSLRNVPILDLPKTKFSLWANVFRSPRPIGGSSALFAGSSLAKSTLCFPFPGTRRSPLSFGVSRGADGSSSLDIHLSPLRSFVLLSPMRIDNSLINSQRRIFWPADASWVDLKHQLFEAKAELVKSKTMQADFEKIVQDKSILEEKLVEANEEIEKTRRELFKTKNQLSRIEAEKMKAVEEKIA comes from the exons ATGAGCAGGTCTTCCGGATCTCTGAGGAATGTGCCCATCCTGGATCTCCCTAAGACTAAATTTAGTCTGTGGGCAAACGTCTTTAGATCTCCTCGGCCTATCGGAGGATCCTCAGCCCTATTCGCCGGCTCTTCCTTGGCTAAGTCGACTTTGTGTTTCCCGTTCCCAGGGACTCGTCGTAGTCCTCTTTCCTTTGGAGTATCCAGAGGTGCCGATGGCTCTTCTTCCCTAG ATATTCACCTTTCTCCATTGAGAAGCTTCGTTCTACTATCTCCAATGAGGATAGATAATTCTTTAATAAATTCCCAAAGGCGAATATTTTGGCCTGCAGATGCTTCTTGGG TTGATTTGAAGCATCAACTTTTTGAAGCAAAGGCAGAGCTAGTGAAGTCAAAGACTATGCAAGCTGATTTTGAGAAGATTGTGCAAGACAAATCCATTCTTGAAGAGAAGCTTGTTGAAGCCAACGAAGAGATAGAGAAGACCCGGAGAGAGCttttcaaaaccaaaaaccaATTGTCCAGAATTGAGGCAGAGAAGATGAAGGCAGTTGAGGAAAAAATAGCCTAG